The Candidatus Thermoplasmatota archaeon genome contains the following window.
GTGCAATTAACCATGATGACAAACCAGAACAACTAGCACTCAACGTTGGTGCAGTAATAATAGCAACAGGTTCACAACCTTTTGATCCTGTTATAAAACCAGAGTTCGGATACAAAAAATACAAAAATGTATTGACTAGTATAGAGTTTGAACGTGTACTATCAGCATCTGGCCCAACACAGGGTAAAATAATAAGACCAAGCGACCAGAAACATCCAAAAAAAGTTGCATGGGTTCACTGTGTCGGGTCACGTGATGCATCAATAAACCATGATTACTGCTCTGCTATGTGTTGCATGTACACAGCAAAAGAAGCAATAATAGCAAAAGAACACTCAGCAGATATTGAACCCACTGTTTTCTACATAGATGTCCGCTCATATGGAAAGGATTTTGACAAATACATAAACCGAGCAAAAAAAGAGCATGGGCTTAAATACATAAGGTCACGCATATCTGAGATAGCTGAGGATCCAAAAACAAATGATTTGATAATAAAATATGAGGATGACTCTGGTGAATTAAAAGAAGAAAAATTCAATTTAGTTGTTTTATCTGTTGGTTTATGTAGTGCTGCAGAAAAGAGAAACGAGTTAATCGACAAATTAGGTTTAGATGTAAACGAGTTTGGTTTTGTTCGTACAAACCCAGATGACCCAGTATTTTTAAAACCAGGTATTTTTGCAGCAGGCTCATTTCTGGAACCACAGGCCATACCTGAATCAGTAATGCAAGCATCTGCTGCTGCAGCTAATGCAGCTGCGCTTTTGAAAGATGCAAAAGGTACACTTGTAAAAGAAAAGCAATACCCAAAAGAAAGAGATGTTTCAAATGAAGAACCACGTATCGGTGTTTTCATATGTCACTGTGGGATAAACATCGGTGGTTATCTCGATGTACCAGAACTAGTAAAACATACAAAATCTCTAAAGAACGTTGCTTTTGCAGAGGCAAACATATACACATGCTCTGAGGATACTCAGAAAAAAATTGTTGATGCAATCAAAAAACACAACCTTAACCGTATCATAGTTGCCGCATGTACACCAAGGACACATGAGCCATTATTCCAAAAAAGCCTCAGAGACGCCGGGTTGAACCCATATCTTTTAGAAATGACAAATATTCGTGAGCAATGCTCTTGGGTTCACATGGACCAATCAGCAAAAGCAACTGAGAAAGCAAAAAAACTAATAGCTATGACTGTCGCAAAAACCAGGCTTCTGCAACCAATACAGGAAGCAGAGATACCAGTTATACAAAAAGCTTTGGTGCTTGGTGGTGGTATAGCTGGAATGACAGCTGCATTATCATTGGCCAATCAAGGATATGAAACAGCACTAGTTGAAAAAGAACCAATGCTTGGAGGATACTTACATAAAGTCTATTACACAGTTGAAGGAATAGATATACCACGCATACTTAATGAAATGACCGATAAAATCCAAAAACACAGCAAAATAAAGGTTTATTTGAGTTCTTATTTAGAAACATTAAAAGGATATGTTGGTAGTTACGAATCTAAGATCAAAACACCAAAAGAAGCCATAAACTTCTCACATGGCGTTGTTGTTGTAGCAATAGGTGCAGATGAATACAAACCAAAATCTTATCATTATGGCAAAGACCCACGTGTACTAACCCAATCCGAATTAGAAAAAATATTGAGTGAAAGCACAAAAAATGATATCAGAGATGGTGAAATTTTTGTAATGATACAATGTGTTGAATCACGCGACGATAAAAGAAAATACTGTAGTCGAATCTGTTGCATGCAAGCAGTGAAAAACGCCATAAAAATAAAAGAACTGAATCCAAAAGCCGAAGTTTTCATACTATACCGTGACCTAATGACATACGCATTTAAAGAAAAATTTTACAAGGATGCACGAGAAAAAAGTGTTATGTTCCTTCAGTATGATCCTGAGAAAAAACCAGAAATCGATACAAAAAACATTTTTGCAGTAAAAATCTATGAGCCTATGCTAAAAGAGACCCTAAAAATCCCAACGGATCATTTGATTCTTTCAACTGGATTACAGCCAAATCCAGATAATCCTGTGGTTGGAAAAATGTTAAAAGTACCTGTTAATGATGATGGTTTCTTCCTAGAAGCACATGTGAAACTTAGACCAGTTGATTTTTCAACAAGAGGGGTTTTTGTTGCAGGTAACTGTCATGTACCAAAATTCATCAGTGAATCTATCTATCAAGCTCAGGCTGCGGCTGCTAGAGCAGCAACTATACTATCTAAACCACAACTCAAAGCTGAGCCAAATGTTGCTTTTGTTGATGAAGATTTGTGTAGTGGTTGTAAGATGTGTATAAAAGTTTGTCCATATAATGCAATTGATTCGGT
Protein-coding sequences here:
- a CDS encoding CoB--CoM heterodisulfide reductase iron-sulfur subunit A family protein, which gives rise to MTKKTDVVGSVAVVGGGIAGVQAALDLADMGFKVYVLEKTPTIGGIMAQLDKTFPTNDCSMCILSPKLVDCARHENIEIYTNAEVQSIAGNPGNFTLNVLKKPRYIDIEKCTSCGSCEAVCPISLPNAFEYGLTKRKAIYKPFPQAIPNAYVIDKEGDGKHRGCVDCMRCVKECKSGAINHDDKPEQLALNVGAVIIATGSQPFDPVIKPEFGYKKYKNVLTSIEFERVLSASGPTQGKIIRPSDQKHPKKVAWVHCVGSRDASINHDYCSAMCCMYTAKEAIIAKEHSADIEPTVFYIDVRSYGKDFDKYINRAKKEHGLKYIRSRISEIAEDPKTNDLIIKYEDDSGELKEEKFNLVVLSVGLCSAAEKRNELIDKLGLDVNEFGFVRTNPDDPVFLKPGIFAAGSFLEPQAIPESVMQASAAAANAAALLKDAKGTLVKEKQYPKERDVSNEEPRIGVFICHCGINIGGYLDVPELVKHTKSLKNVAFAEANIYTCSEDTQKKIVDAIKKHNLNRIIVAACTPRTHEPLFQKSLRDAGLNPYLLEMTNIREQCSWVHMDQSAKATEKAKKLIAMTVAKTRLLQPIQEAEIPVIQKALVLGGGIAGMTAALSLANQGYETALVEKEPMLGGYLHKVYYTVEGIDIPRILNEMTDKIQKHSKIKVYLSSYLETLKGYVGSYESKIKTPKEAINFSHGVVVVAIGADEYKPKSYHYGKDPRVLTQSELEKILSESTKNDIRDGEIFVMIQCVESRDDKRKYCSRICCMQAVKNAIKIKELNPKAEVFILYRDLMTYAFKEKFYKDAREKSVMFLQYDPEKKPEIDTKNIFAVKIYEPMLKETLKIPTDHLILSTGLQPNPDNPVVGKMLKVPVNDDGFFLEAHVKLRPVDFSTRGVFVAGNCHVPKFISESIYQAQAAAARAATILSKPQLKAEPNVAFVDEDLCSGCKMCIKVCPYNAIDSVQEEINEKMVMHAKVNEGLCQGCGTCVSTCPSGAIQQRGFKDKQILPMIDEIK